The window GATGGTCAGAAAGTCCAGCACCTCATCAGCGCGCTTGCGCAGCGCCTCTTCTTCGCGGTCGATCTGGCCGCGCCGGAACCAAGTGTTCACGATGGTTTCGCCGGTTTGTTTGCCAGGCACCATCATCAGGTTTTCGCGCACCGTCATCGACGAAAATTCATGGGCAAGCTGGAACGTGCGCAGCAGACCCTTGTGAAACAACTCATGTGGCGGCAGACCGGTGACGTCTTCGTCGCCCATGAAAACGCGACCGGAAGTTGGCTTGAGAACCCCTGCGATCACATTGAAAAGAGTTGTCTTTCCAGCCCCGTTCGGGCCGATGAGCCCGGTGATCGAGCCCTTTTCGATGGTCATGCTGGCACCGTCAACCGCACGGAATCCACCAAAGTGTTTATGCAGATCCTCAACGCGGATCATGGCAATTTTCCCCTGTCAGATTGCGCCGTTTGTGGCGCAGCGGACCTTTGCGGCCCTGTCATTTATTGCAATCAGGCCCGATGCAGCGCGCATCGGGCCTGATCAGATCTAACCGAAAGGCTTAGTGGAAACCAACCACGCTCAGCTCGCCTTCGGGGAATTCCACCTCGCGGTAGACGCCGGCGCTTTCGCCTGGGCCGACCAGCTCGACTGCGGTGGCGCCGACATAGTCGATGTCGGTGCCAGCAGCCAGCAATTCCAGACCTTTGGCCAGTTCACCCGGCATGATCTTTTCGCCCGGCTCGTTGGCGATTTCCATCACCTTGTCCTTGTAGGCGGCAGGGTCCGAGGAACCGGCAGCCTGCATTGCCAGCAAGATCATCGCGGCGGCGTCATAGGCTTCGGCCGAAAAGGCCGAGCTGCCGTCAAAGCCTGCGGCTTCGGCGGTGGCGATATAGTTGTCGCGGCCTTCACCTTCGGCGGCCGGGTTCTGTCCGAACGAGGTTGCCAGTTCGGTGCCGAAATTGTCGACCAGAGCCTGGCTGATCATGCCGTCGGGGAAGACAAAGGTTTCAAAAGCGCCCGTGTCCAGCGACGCGCGGGTGATGCCCGAGCCACCCTGATCGACATAGCCTGCCACGACCAGCGCATCGCCGCCTGCTGCGGCCAGTGCTGCGACCTCGGCCGAATAGTCGGCCTTGCCGTCGTCATGCGCTGCATTGATGGTCACAGTGCCGCCAGCAGCCTCGTATGCTGCCTGAAAGCTGTCGGCCAGACCCTTGCCATAGTCATTATTGGTATAGGTCAGTGCCACGCTTTCGATGCCACGGCTTTTGATGATGTCGGACATCACTTCGCCCTGACGCGCATCCGAAGGCGATGTGCGGAAGAACAGGCCCTGATCTTCGATCGTCGACAGCGCCGGCGAGGTTGCCGAGGGCGAGATCATGACGATGCCGTTCGGCACGGCCACATTTTCCAGCGAGGCGATGGTTTCGCCCGAGCACATGCCGCCGACGATGCCCTTGATGCCTTCGGCCACGACGCGTTCCAGCGCCGAGACGGCCGCAGCGGCATCGGTACAGGTCGAATCGGACTGAACGATTTCAACGGTCGAGCCGTCCAGCAGATTGCCGGAATCGGTGACTTCCTTCGCGGCCAGTTCAGCACCACCCAGCATGTCGGGTGCCAGCGATTCCAGTGCACCGGTAAAGCCAAGCGAGGCGGCGAGTTTGATATCCTCTGCACCGGCAATGCCGGCTGTGAAGGTCATCGCCACACTGGCAAGAAGAAGTTTTTTCATAATTTTGTCTCCCAATTGGAACAAGTTCCTGCGGCGCAGGTTAGAAGCGCCAATTCCAAAAGAAAAGCACCATGTCGCTGCGTCCTGCCTATCAATTCAGTCAATTTGACCCAGTTTCGGGCGGAATGCGGGGTCAGCGCCAGCCCAGGCGGTCGTCGCGCCGGCGAAACGGCAGCGCCAGCAGGCCAAATAACAGCCAGCCCAGCAGAAAGCCGATGCCCCCGGCCGCCAGTCCCGCAAATGTAACCGGGATCGCAGGGCTGAAATCGCCCCAGGTCGCGCTGAGTGTTTCAGGGTCGCGCAGCCTGTGAGGCAGCAGCATTCGCTCCAGCGGGCCGGCCAGGCGCAACATTGCCAGATCGGCCTCGGCGTGGTCCAGCCGGTCGAAGGCTCTGGTCATATCGGCCTGATGCAACTCGCGAAAGGCGCTGCCGCTCAGATCCGCAAGCGCCTCGGCGCGGGTCACGCCGGCGCGCTCGGCGCTGGCATCGAAGTCCCGCGCGATTCGGCCAAGCGCATCGACCTGGCCGCCAAGCCGCTGGACATATTGGTCGGAAAAAGCGGGAAACTGCGACAGCGCGACGGCGCAGGCAAGCGCCATCGCCAGTCGCAGAAATCCGGTCATACCGCGTTCGCCGCCAGGATCGGCTCATAGATCTGGACCAGACGTGCCACCGCGTCCTTGGGCGACATTTCCTGGCTTTCGCCGGTGCGGCGGCTGGTCAGTTCCACCTTGTTATCGGCCAAACCGCGCGGGCCGACGGTGATCCGCCAGGGCAGGCCGATCAGGTCCATGGTGGCGAACTTGGCGCCGGCGCGCTCGTTGCGGTCATCATAAAGCGGGTCCAGTCCACGCGCCTTCAATTCAGTATACAGCGCCTCGCAGGCGCTGTCGGTGCTGGCGTCACCCTGTTTGAGGTTGGCAATGCCGACATGGAAAGGGGTCACGCCCTCGGGCCAGACAATGCCCTTGTCGTCATGGCTGGCCTCGATGATCGCGCCCAGCAGTCGCGAGACGCCGATGCCATGGCTGCCCATATGCACCGGCACCTTGGCCCCGTCCGGACCGACCACGGTGGCGCCCATCGGTTCGGAATATTTGGTGCCGAAATAGAACAATTGGCCGACCTCGATCCCGCGCGCGGAACGGCGGCGCTCTTCGGGGACCTTGTCGAACACGTCCTGATCGTGGGTCTCATCGGTGCGCGCATAGCGGCTGGTAAATTCCTCCAGCACGGCCTGGCACTGGCCCACATCATCATAATCGATCTGCCGGTCGCCAAAGCTCAGATCGGTGATTTCGCTGTCATAGAACACCTCAGACTCGCCGGTTTCGGCCAGGACCAGAAACTCATGCGTGTAATCGCCACCAATCGGCCCGCCATCGGCGCGCATCGGAATGGCCTGCAGCCCCATGCGTTCATAGGTGCGCAGATAGGCCACCAGATGCCGGTTATAGGCATGCAGCGCGTCTTCCTTGGTCAGATCGAAGTTATAGCTGTCCTTCATTAGGAATTCCCGCCCGCGCATCACCCCGAAACGGGGGCGGCGTTCGTCGCGGAATTTCCACTGGATGTGATACAGCGTCAGTGGCAGATCCTTGTAGCTGTTCACCCCGGACCGGAAAATATCGGTGATCATTTCCTCGTTGGTGGGGCCATATAGCAGATCGCGCTTGTTGCGATCCGTGACGCGCAGCATTTCTTCGCCATAGGCGTCATAGCGGCCCGATTCCTTCCACAGCTCGGCAGGCTGCAGCGTGGGCATCAACAGCGGGATATGCCCGGCGCGCTGCATTTCCTGATGCACGATCTGCTCGATCCGGCGCAGAACCTTGTAGCCAAGCGGCAGCCAGGAATAGATCCCCGCCGTCTGCTGCTTGACCATGCCCGCACGCAACATCAGCCGATGGCTGACGATCTGGGCCTCTTTGGGGTCCTCTTTCAGGACGGGCAGAAAATAGCGCGACAGACGCATGGGGCGGCCCTTTCGGCGGCGATTGGCATTATTCTGGCCTTCTGAGCCAAGCCGGCATGCGATGCAAGGGTCGCGCGGCCGTGCACCTTGCCGTCGGCGGGCGAGGGCCGTCATAGTGCCGTGAACAGTTTGCGAGTATCGGCGCGATGAAAAAGAACGAGCCGCCCAAGGATCTGCTGGATTGGCTGGGCATCAGCGAAGCACCCAACTGGGGCGTGTCGCGGCCATTGGGCGGGTTGATTGCGATGCTGATCGGCCTGCTGGTGATTCTGGCGCTGTCAGCGGCGGTTGTCATGCTGGTGCAAGTCGCCGGGGGCGCCGCGGCCTCGCTTGGGGCAGGGGCACTGATCGTGGCGGTGCTGTCGGCGCCGTTTCTGATATGGGGCACGTGGATCAAGCACCGGGCTCTTGGCTTTCAGAAAGAGGGCCACCTGACGGACCGGCTGGCCAAGGCTGTTGAACAGCTTGGCGCGGAAAAGACGGTCAAGAAAATCGTCGATGGCACGACGCAGGAAACCAGCGAACCCAACCTGGAGGTTCGCATCGGCGGTCTGCTGTCGCTGGAGCGCATCGCGCAAGACAGCAGCGCCTATGACCAAGGCCGCGATCATGTCCGGGTGATGGAGATCATCTGCGCCTATATCCGCAATAATGCGCCGGCAAGCATGGCGCAGGATTTCCCCGAGGGCGATCTGGAACCGCTGGATGATGAGGCCGACGCCGAACAGATCAAGGCGCATATTGACCTGATCGGGAACCGGAGGACGGAACGCCGCAAATGGCTCGCCGGCCTCAAGAAACCGACCGAGGATATCGCGCTGGCCCTGCTGATCCTCGAACGTCGCAGCGACCGGCAGCGCCGGTCCGAGGCTGCGCATGGGCAGGACGGCGTGACCGCGGCCCAATGGGTCTTTGCCGAAGCTTGTCCGACTCTGCCCGAACCGCCAAAGGACCAGCCGCACCCACCCGGTGCGATCAAGGATTTCGAGGAACGCTTGGCGGATTGGAAGCGAAAGTTGGCTGACTATCGTGGCTATCGCCCCGATTTGCGCGGCACCTGCCTGCAGCGCGCCGATCTGGCGGGCTTACACCTCGGAGGTGTTCGATTGGAAAGCGCGCGGCTGGAAGGGGCGGAGCTTTGGGGCGCGCGGCTGGAAGGGGCGGAGCTTTGGGGCGCGCGGCTGGAAGGGGCGAGCCTTGGGCGCGCGCGGCTGGAAGGGGCGGAGCTTTGGGGCGCGCGGCTGGAAGGGGCGAGCCTTGGGCGCGCGCGGCTGGAAGGGGCGGAGCTTGGGCGCGCGCGGCTGGAAGGGGCGGAGCTGTGGGGCGCGCGGCTGGAAGGGGCGAAGCTTTGGGGCGCGCGGCTGGAAGGGGCGGAGCTTGGGCGCGCGCGGCTGGAAGGGGCAGAGCTTTGGGAGGCGCGGCTGGAAGGGGCAGAGCTTTGGGAGGCGCGGCTGGAAGGGGCGGAGCTTTGGGAGGCGCGGCTGGGTCGCACCATCCTCACGGCTGCTAAGTGCAATGGTGCAGCCTTGAGGATGGTAGATCTGTCTTCAACTGTCGATTTGACGGGCGATCAGGTCAAATCAGCTTTTGGCGATGCCAGTGTGACATTGCCCGAGCATCTGCGCCCGCCGCCGGATCATTGGCCGGATTGGGTTATGGATCGTGAAGATTTTGACAACGAATGGGCCGAATTCCGCGACAACCCCGACAGTTACACCCCGCCACCCCGGCCCGCGGAATCCGCCAGTGACTAACCCACACTTGCAACCTCGCAGCCAACCGGCCACATAGTTCCGAAGGTCGAAAAGGTGGTCATGATGCGTATTCCCGTTCAACGGCAGCTTATCTGGTGGGGCATTGCCGGCATTTTGCTGCTGGTCACCATGTGGCTGCTGGGCAGCGCCATTCTGCCCTTTATCCTGGGGGCGGGCGTTGCCTATCTGCTGGATCCGGTGGCGGACCGGCTGGAACGGATGGGGCTGTCGCGGACCATGTCGGTTGTCGTGATCACCGCAGCTGCCGTGCTGGTCTTTGCGCTTGCGCTGTTGCTGGTTGTGCCGCTGCTTGTGCGTCAGGCCTCGCAATTGATCGCCACCGCGCCCGAGATGCTGGACGGGCTGCGCAGTTTTCTGGCCAGCCAGTTCCCCAATCTGATGCCCGAAGACAGCACCATCAACGTGGCCATCACGCGCGTCAGCAGCGCCATTGGCGAGCGCGCGGGCGAGGTGATCAGCACCGTCATGGGTTCGGTCGCCGGCGTCTTTGGGGTGATCGCGCTGTTTGTGATCGTGCCGGTGGTGGCGTTTTACCTGCTGCTGGACTGGGACCGGATGGTCGCCCATATCGACACGCTGCTGCCGCGTGAACATGCGCCGACGCTGCGCCGGCTGGCCCATGAGGTCGATGAGGCGCTGTCGGGATTTCTGCGCGGGCAGGGGCTGGTGATCCTGATCCTCGGCACGTGGTATTCGTTCATGCTGATGCTGGTTGGCCTGCCCTTCGGCTTTTTCATCGGCATCATGGCGGCTGTGCTGTCCTTTATTCCCTATGTCGGCGTCTTGGTCGGCGGGGCCACGGCCATCGGGGTGGCGCTGTTCAGTTTCTGGGGCGATCCGCTGTGGATCGGCGCGGTCGTTGCCATCTTCGCCATCGGTCAGGTGGTCGAGGGCAATTACCTGCAGCCCAAGATCGTCGGCGAAAGCATCGGTCTGCATCCGGTCTGGCTGCTCTTGGCGCTGTCGGTCTTTGGCACGCTGTTCGGCTTTGTCGGACTGGTCATCGCGGTGCCGCTGGCGGCGGCGCTTGGTGTGCTGGTTCGCTTTCTCACCCAAAGATACCGCGAAAGCAGTCTTTATACCGGGCAGGGTGCGCCGGCCGAACCGGCCGAACCCATGCGGGTTGAACTGGTGCCGCGCGGCACCGTCGAGGCCAGCCGGCAAGATGCGGCGACCAGCCCGTCCAGCGCGGACATCGCCTGATCCCCGTGCCCCGGCAACTGACCCTTGATCTGGCCGGCGATCCGGCCCATTCGCGCGCCGATTTTCTGGTGGCTGATGCCAATGCGCTTGCGGTGGCGGCGCTGGACGCGCCGGATGCCTGGCCGCAGGGCCGGATGCTGCTGATCGGAGAGGCAGGCGCCGGCAAGACCCATCTCGCCTCGTTCTGGGCGGCCGAGCGTGGCGCGATGCGTGTCTCGGCCCCGGCGCTGACCCCTGAGGCCGCCGATGGGCTTGCCTGCCAGAACGGCGCGCTGGTGATCGAGGATGCGCATTGCGCGGGCGGGCTGCCGCAGGCCGAGCAAGCGCTGTTCCATCTGTGGAACATCTGCCACATGCGCAACTGCCTGCTGCTGCTGACCGCGCGCAGGGCGCCGCGCGATTGGGGCGTGGTCTTGCCTGATTTGCGTTCGCGCATGGATGCGATGCCGCAGACCCGGATCGCCGCGCCGGACGAGGGTTTGCTGGCCGCGGTGCTGGTGAAACTGTTCGCTGATCGCCAGCTGTCGGTGCCTGCGGGGCTGATCGACTGGCTGGTTCTGCGCATGGATCGCGATCTGGGACTGGCCAGAAAACTGGTCGCGGCGCTGGACGAATCTGCTATGGCGGATCAAAAGCCGGTCACGCGCCGTCTGGCCTCGGATCTGCTGGACCAGCTGACGGCACCTGACCCATGATCCGCCCTCTTGCGCGCAATAGCCTGACATGACCCAAGCTGATTTTCTGCACAATCCGTTTCCGCCCGCCCGCGAGGTGCCCGGCGGCACGCCCGAGGGCCCCGCGCGCTTTTTCAACCGCGAACTCAGCTGGCTAAGCTTTAACTGGCGGGTGCTGGATGAGGCACGAAATGCCCGTGTGCCATTGCTGGAACGTCTGCGCTTCCTGTCGATCAGCGCCACCAATCTGGATGAATTCTATACCGTTCGCGTGGCCGGGCTGCGTGAATTGATGCGCAGCGGGAATGCGGGTCCGTCGGATGACGGGCTGACCCCGGCCGAGCAGCTTGCACTGATCAACGCGGATGCGCGCCGGTTGATGGGCGCGCAGCAATCGGTCTGGAACCGGCTCAGCGATGAGATGGCGCAGGCGGGCATCACGATCCTTGAACGGGGTGAGGTGACGCCCGAGCAGGCCGACTATCTGACGCATTATTTTCAGGATAGCGTCTTCCCGGTCCTGTCGCCCCTGGCCATCGACCCGGCGCATCCGTTTCCATTCATTCCCAATGCCGGGTTCTCGCTGGCGCTGGAACTGGTGCGAGACCGCGATGGGCGCAAGATGCAGGCATTGTTGCCCATTCCGGGCCAGCTTGCGCGGTTTATCCGTTTGCCGGGCAGCCGGGATTTTCTACGGCTCGAAGACCTGTTGCTGATGAACCTGGCCAGCCTGTTTCCGGGGTATCGCGATGGCGGACACTGCGCGTTTCGGGTGCTGCGCGAAAGCGATCTGGAGGTCGAGGAAGAGGCCGAGGATCTGGTGCGCGAGTTCGAGACCGCCTTGAAACGCCGCAGGCGTGGCAGCGTCGTGCGCCTGAAGATCACCGCGGGTGCCCCGCCGGCTTTGCGTGACCTGATCATGCAGGAACTGGAAGTCAGCCCTGACGAGGTGGTCGAGGTCACCGGCTTGATGGGCATGACGGATCTGGCCGAGTTGGTGCTGGACGACCGGCGCGATCTGCTATGGCCGTCGTTTACGCCGCGCGTGCCCGAACGCGTGCAGGATCACGGCGGCGACATGTTCGCGGCGATCCGGCAAAAGGACATGTTGCTGCACCACCCCTATGAGACGTTTGACATGGTGGTCCGCTTTCTGCAGCAGGCGGCGCGCGACCCCGACGTCCTTGCAATCAAGCAGACGCTCTATCGCACCAGCCGCGACAGCCCCATCGTTGACGCGCTTTGCGAGGCGGCCGAGGCGGGCAAATCCGTCACCGCCTTCGTCGAACTGCGCGCCCGCTTTGACGAGGCGGCGAACATCCGTCAGTCGCGCCGGCTGGAACGCGCGGGCGCGCATGTCGTTTATGGTTTCGTCAACTACAAGACACATGCCAAGATCAGCAGCGTCGTGCGCCGCGAGGGCGACCGGCTGGCGACCTACAGCCATTGGGGCACCGGAAATTATCACCCGATCACCGCGCGCATCTATACCGATCTGTCGATGTTTACCTGTGATCCGGCGCTTGGGCGCGATGCCACCAAGGTGTTCAACTACCTCTCGGGCTATGTGAACCCCGAGCGGCTGGAAAACCTGTCGATCAGCCCCATCGACATGAAGGACAACCTGATCGCGCTGATCCGGCGCGAGGCCGAAATCGCCCGGCAGGGCCGACCAGCCGCGATCTGGGCCAAGATGAATTCGCTGATCGAAAAAGACGTGATCGAGGCGCTGTATGACGCCGGCACTGCCGGGGTAAAGATCAGCCTGATCATTCGCGGCATCTGCGGCATCCGGCCCGGCATCAAGGGATTGTCCGAAAATATCCGCGTGAAATCGATCGTCGGGCGCTATCTGGAACATTCCCGCATCGTCTGCTTTGGCAATGGCGGGGGCCTGCCATCGGACAGGGCGCGGGTCCTGTTTTCTTCGGCCGACTGGATGAAACGAAACCTGCTTTATCGCGTCGAAACATTGGTCGAATGCCACAACCAGACGGTCAAGGCGCAGATCGTCAATCAGATCATGGCAGCCAATCTGGCGGATGAGGCCCAAAGCTGGATCCTGCAGCCTGACGGGCGTTATGTCCGCTATTTGCCTGCCGAACGGGATGACCTGTTCAATTGCCATGTGTTCTTCATGGCCAACCCCTCGCTCTCTGGGCGCGGCACGGCGGGGTATCGCGATGTCCCCGCCCTGACGCATTCGACCGGCTAGGCCGACGCGGCGGATGACACCCCATGGGTGGTAAATGAGCCCGCGACATGCCGCTGATATCGCCAATTCATGCCTGCCAGCGGATTGACCCGGTGCCCGCCTACGTCCATGAACACACCAAGATCGAATCTTGGCCTATCCGATTGCAGGCAAAGGGGAACACGCGATGAACGGCGTTCTGACAGCCAGTGGCAAGGTGATCGAACCACTACGAGAATCGATGATGATGGACGACAAGGCACGTGCGCTCAGCCGTGTCGGCGTTGTCGATGTGGGTTCGAACTCGATCCGTCTGGTTGTGTTCGAAGGGGCTGCGCGCAGCCCGGCCTATTTCTTCAATGAAAAGGTCATGGCTGGTCTGGGTCAGAAAATGGCCGAAACCGGCCGCCTGAACCCGCAAGGGGTCGAGCGCGGTTTCGAGGCGCTTCGCCGCTTTGCGGTGCTGGCCGAGGGGATGAAGGTCAAGCCGCTGAGCTGTGTGGCCACGGCCGCCGTGCGCGACGCCGAAGACGGCCCGGAATTTCGCAAGCGCGTGGAAAAGGAACTGGGCCTTAAACTGCTGGTCGTCGATGGCGAGGAAGAGGCGCGGCTGTCGGCCCAGGGTGTGCTGTTGGGTTGGCCCGAGGCCAGCGGTCTGGTCTGCGATATCGGCGGCAACTCGATGGAGTTGGCGGTCCTCAAGGATGGCAAGGTCGGAAAATGCGCCACCTCGCAACTGGGCCCCTTTCGGTTGCAGCAGGTTGCGGGCGGCAAGGCCGGGCTGCGTGACTATATCAAGAAGACGATGCAAGAACTGGCCGAAGAGGTCGGCACCGATCACCAGTGCATCTATCTGGTCGGCGGCAGTTGGCGCGCCATCGCCCGGCTGGATATCGAGCGTGTGGGCTATCCGATGACGGTCTTGCATGAATACCGGATGCGCCCGCAGGCCGTGGGGCAGACGGTGAAATGGATCCTGGAAAACGACCCCGAAGAACTGCGCAAGAGCGTCGGCATCGGCAGCGCCCGGATGGAATTGGTGCCCCTGGCCAGTCAGGTGCTGCGCGAACTGGTGGCAACCTTCAAACCCAGGGAACTGGCGGTCAGCAGCTACGGTATCCGCGAGGGGCTGCTGTACGAGCATATGTCAAAGGCCCTGCGCAAGCGCGATCCGTTGATCGAGGGCGCGCGTTTTACCGAACGCCAGATGGCGCGGATGCCTGGTTTTGGCAAAAAGCTGTATAAATTCCTGCAGCCCTTGTTCGAAAACGCCAAACCCGATCGTGACCGGCTGATCCGCGCAGCCTGCATGTTGCATGACACGACCTGGCGCACCCATCCCGACTACCGCGCCGAAGCCTGTTTCGACAATGTGACGCGCGCCAATATGGCAGCGCTCTCGCATCCCGAACGTGTCTTTCTGGGCCTGTCCTTGCTGCACCGATACAAGAACAGCCGTGAAGATTCCCCGATGGAGCCGATCTTCGCCTTGCTCAATGATCGCCAAAAGCAGGATGCCGAGGTGCTGGGCAAGGCGATGCGCTTCGGCGCCATGTTCTCGGTCAAGGACCCCTCCAAGGCGGGCAGCCTCAAGCTGTATCCCAAGAAGAAGAAGCTTGAGTTGCACCTGACCAAGATCGGACAGGCGATGTTCGGAGAGGTCGCGCTGTCGCGGTTTGAATCGTTGTGCAAGGCGATGGAAGTCGAGCCGGTCGTGGTAGGATAGGGACGAGGCCCGCGATTGGTGGATGTCGCTTCCGCGGGACCTTGCGGGCTTTCGCTGCAGATTCGCCAATTTCCGGTTCGGCGAACCGTTCAACAAATGGTCGGTTTTGGAATGGCTGTGCGGATGCGACGGATGGCAGATTCGGGGCCATGAAAATGATCCACACGCCTTGCTGCATCATACTATAAGGCGCCTGAACCAGTCTAATTGCAGGAGGACAGTGCCATGGCTGTTACCAGGATAGTTGCAAACCTTTCCGCGCCAGACCCGCTCGCGCTCGCGCAATTTTACCAAGAGGTTTTCGATATGGACTTGCCGCTGGATATGGGATGGATCTCGTTCTTAGCGAACAATTCGACACAGAAGATTGAGTTGCATACTGCCTCCGAAGGAGGCTCAGGCACGGAGTTGCCAGTGATCTCAATCGGTGTTGATGATCTTGATGCCACTGAAGCGGCAGTCCGCGCAGCCCGAGCAGAAATTGTCTATGGCCCGATCAAAGAAGATTGGGGCCTTCGAAGGTTCTACTTCCGCGACCCGGCAGGCAATCTTGTCAACGTTGTTGACAGCTAACCGCACAACGACAGGCCTTCATTGGGGTGGCCCTAAGGGCACCGATCCGCGCGATAAGCAAACTTTCGACGTCGGGCCCGAACGGCAATTTTTTCTCGCATAGCGAACCTTGGGGATTCACATATCCACCTTTTTGGCACGTCTTGAGAGGCGACGGTTCTTCACTGCCACAAACCCCGCTCAAAACCCCGGCAGTTGTTGCAGGGTTTTGCTTCACTGTTGATTGCAGCCATTCGAACACATTGCGGCATCGGTCACTCTGGGCTCTAAGCCGACCCCGACTATTTGAAAGAAGTCAGATCAAGCGGCGCTTGCCTCTGACAAGACTATACCTGCCAGTGCAGAAAATTCGTTATAATCCGCAGGCCCACCGCCTGCGATTTTTCGGGGTGGAACTGGGTGCCGACGATATTGTCGCGGCCCACAACCGCCGTGATCGGTCCACCGTAATCCGCATGGGCCAGACGGTGTTTGGGATCTTTCACCTGAAACTGCCAGCTATGGACGAAATAGGCGTGATCGCCGGTGGCCACGCCTTCCAGCACCGGGTGCGGATTGTCGATGAGAAGATCGTTCCAGCCCATATGTGGCACTTTCAGGTCCGGGGCGTCGATGGCCACGACCTCGCCGCCGATCCAGCCCAGCCCCTCGGTGGGGCGGTATTCATGTCCCAGATCGGCCAGCATCTGCATGCCGACGCAGATGCCCATGAAGGGCACGCCGCGGTTCAAGACCGCCTCGCGCAGGGCATCCGCCATGCCGTCCACTTCGCCCAGGGCGGCGCGGCAGGCGGGGAAGGCGCCGTCGCCGGGCAGCACGATGCGGTCGGCGCGGGCGGCAACATCGGGGTCCGAGGTCACGGTGATCTCGGCCCCGACCTCGCGGCCCATCAGCTGAAACGCCTTTTCCGCCGAATGCAGGTTGCCGCTGTCGTAATCAATCAGCGCAACCTTCATAGCGCGCCCTTGGTCGAAGGCAGCACACCGGCCATGCGCGGATCGGGCTCGACCGCCTCGCGCAGGGCGCGGGCGACGGCTTTGAAGGCGGCCTCGGCGATGTGGTGCGAATTGATCCCGTGGATGCGATCAACATGCAGGGTAATGCCACCATGCGTGGAAAGCGCCTGAAAGAATTCGCGCACCAGTTCGGTGTCGAATGTGCCGATCTTGGCCGTCGGGAAATCGACATTCCACACCAGAAAGGGACGTGCCGACAGGTCCAGCGCGGCGCGCACCAGCGTATCGTCCATTGCCAGCAAAAAGCTGCCATAGCGCCGGATGCCACGCTTGTCGCCCAGAGCCTGCGTCAGCGCCTGACCGATGGCAATGCCGGTATCCTCGACGGTGTGGTGATCGTCGATGTGCAGATCGCCCGTCGCGCGAACGGTCAGATCTATCAGCGAGTGGCGCGACAACTGGTCCAGCATATGGTCGAAAAAGCCGACGCCGGTCCGGTTGTCATAGGTCCCGGTGCCGTCCAGATTGACGGTAACCTCGATCTGGGTTTCGGCGGTGTCGCGGGT is drawn from Paracoccus tegillarcae and contains these coding sequences:
- a CDS encoding DnaA ATPase domain-containing protein produces the protein MPRQLTLDLAGDPAHSRADFLVADANALAVAALDAPDAWPQGRMLLIGEAGAGKTHLASFWAAERGAMRVSAPALTPEAADGLACQNGALVIEDAHCAGGLPQAEQALFHLWNICHMRNCLLLLTARRAPRDWGVVLPDLRSRMDAMPQTRIAAPDEGLLAAVLVKLFADRQLSVPAGLIDWLVLRMDRDLGLARKLVAALDESAMADQKPVTRRLASDLLDQLTAPDP
- a CDS encoding RNA degradosome polyphosphate kinase, with protein sequence MTQADFLHNPFPPAREVPGGTPEGPARFFNRELSWLSFNWRVLDEARNARVPLLERLRFLSISATNLDEFYTVRVAGLRELMRSGNAGPSDDGLTPAEQLALINADARRLMGAQQSVWNRLSDEMAQAGITILERGEVTPEQADYLTHYFQDSVFPVLSPLAIDPAHPFPFIPNAGFSLALELVRDRDGRKMQALLPIPGQLARFIRLPGSRDFLRLEDLLLMNLASLFPGYRDGGHCAFRVLRESDLEVEEEAEDLVREFETALKRRRRGSVVRLKITAGAPPALRDLIMQELEVSPDEVVEVTGLMGMTDLAELVLDDRRDLLWPSFTPRVPERVQDHGGDMFAAIRQKDMLLHHPYETFDMVVRFLQQAARDPDVLAIKQTLYRTSRDSPIVDALCEAAEAGKSVTAFVELRARFDEAANIRQSRRLERAGAHVVYGFVNYKTHAKISSVVRREGDRLATYSHWGTGNYHPITARIYTDLSMFTCDPALGRDATKVFNYLSGYVNPERLENLSISPIDMKDNLIALIRREAEIARQGRPAAIWAKMNSLIEKDVIEALYDAGTAGVKISLIIRGICGIRPGIKGLSENIRVKSIVGRYLEHSRIVCFGNGGGLPSDRARVLFSSADWMKRNLLYRVETLVECHNQTVKAQIVNQIMAANLADEAQSWILQPDGRYVRYLPAERDDLFNCHVFFMANPSLSGRGTAGYRDVPALTHSTG
- a CDS encoding Ppx/GppA family phosphatase, whose protein sequence is MNGVLTASGKVIEPLRESMMMDDKARALSRVGVVDVGSNSIRLVVFEGAARSPAYFFNEKVMAGLGQKMAETGRLNPQGVERGFEALRRFAVLAEGMKVKPLSCVATAAVRDAEDGPEFRKRVEKELGLKLLVVDGEEEARLSAQGVLLGWPEASGLVCDIGGNSMELAVLKDGKVGKCATSQLGPFRLQQVAGGKAGLRDYIKKTMQELAEEVGTDHQCIYLVGGSWRAIARLDIERVGYPMTVLHEYRMRPQAVGQTVKWILENDPEELRKSVGIGSARMELVPLASQVLRELVATFKPRELAVSSYGIREGLLYEHMSKALRKRDPLIEGARFTERQMARMPGFGKKLYKFLQPLFENAKPDRDRLIRAACMLHDTTWRTHPDYRAEACFDNVTRANMAALSHPERVFLGLSLLHRYKNSREDSPMEPIFALLNDRQKQDAEVLGKAMRFGAMFSVKDPSKAGSLKLYPKKKKLELHLTKIGQAMFGEVALSRFESLCKAMEVEPVVVG
- a CDS encoding VOC family protein, whose amino-acid sequence is MAVTRIVANLSAPDPLALAQFYQEVFDMDLPLDMGWISFLANNSTQKIELHTASEGGSGTELPVISIGVDDLDATEAAVRAARAEIVYGPIKEDWGLRRFYFRDPAGNLVNVVDS
- the hisH gene encoding imidazole glycerol phosphate synthase subunit HisH, whose amino-acid sequence is MKVALIDYDSGNLHSAEKAFQLMGREVGAEITVTSDPDVAARADRIVLPGDGAFPACRAALGEVDGMADALREAVLNRGVPFMGICVGMQMLADLGHEYRPTEGLGWIGGEVVAIDAPDLKVPHMGWNDLLIDNPHPVLEGVATGDHAYFVHSWQFQVKDPKHRLAHADYGGPITAVVGRDNIVGTQFHPEKSQAVGLRIITNFLHWQV
- the hisB gene encoding imidazoleglycerol-phosphate dehydratase HisB, which encodes MRTATITRDTAETQIEVTVNLDGTGTYDNRTGVGFFDHMLDQLSRHSLIDLTVRATGDLHIDDHHTVEDTGIAIGQALTQALGDKRGIRRYGSFLLAMDDTLVRAALDLSARPFLVWNVDFPTAKIGTFDTELVREFFQALSTHGGITLHVDRIHGINSHHIAEAAFKAVARALREAVEPDPRMAGVLPSTKGAL